One window of the Rhipicephalus sanguineus isolate Rsan-2018 chromosome 2, BIME_Rsan_1.4, whole genome shotgun sequence genome contains the following:
- the LOC119382777 gene encoding post-GPI attachment to proteins factor 2-like produces the protein MDASVPIEHVLLRIKVLNLAYLTVALPLFTLLFCFATSMLFQYTAVNTTVCKVYNFCPSVSAITGISPQRYIWRMGVALHTGPRLLLASLYPRYFARRAALVAAPKRALFSRLTRANYALHLAEALSLVGVTYVSNRENYPVHEKIFIVFMVSSLLYMVGTCLAVHMCAHKDDTEMERKSRRLKLSLLVLTLAASAGMLFFFYKHRIHCVELAFSWFSICEYVICLCNMAFHLTLVYDIPNEELLVGLPVTKAVCSSSSSSSRKDQ, from the exons ATGGATGCGTCAGTACCAATAGAGCACGTGCTGTTGAGAATCAAGGTTCTCAACCTGGCCTACCTTACCGTCGCGCTGCCCCTATTCACGCTGCTATTCTGCTTCGCCACGTCAATGTTGTTCCAGTACACCGCTGTGAATACGACGGTTTGCAAG GTGTACAACTTCTGCCCGTCGGTGAGCGCCATCACGGGCATCTCGCCGCAGCGCTACATTTGGCGCATGGGCGTCGCGCTGCACACGGGACCCCGGCTTCTGCTCGCGTCGCTCTACCCTCGATACTTCGCTCGCCGCGCTGCCCTGGTGGCGGCGCCAAAGCGGGCGCTCTTCTCGCGCCTGACGCGCGCCAACTACGCGCTGCACCTGGCCGAGGCCCTGTCCCTGGTCGGCGTCACGTACGTCTCGAACCGCGAGAACTACCCGGTGCACGAGAAGATCTTCATTGTCTTCATGGTCTCGTCGCTGCTATACATGGTCGGCACGTGCCTGGCGGTGCACATGTGCGCCCACAAGGATGACACCGAGATG GAACGCAAGTCGCGTCGCCTCAAACTGTCACTGCTGGTGCTGACCCTGGCGGCCAGCGCGGGCATGCTCTTCTTCTTCTACAAACACCGAATCCACTGCGTCGAGCTGG CGTTCAGCTGGTTCTCCATCTGCGAGTACGTGATCTGCCTGTGTAACATGGCGTTCCACCTGACCCTCGTGTACGACATCCCCAACGAGGAGCTGCTCGTCGGTCTGCCCGTGACGAAGGCCGTctgctcttcttcctcctcctcttcccggAAGGACCAATGA